Proteins encoded within one genomic window of Brassica rapa cultivar Chiifu-401-42 chromosome A09, CAAS_Brap_v3.01, whole genome shotgun sequence:
- the LOC103841823 gene encoding mitogen-activated protein kinase homolog MMK1 isoform X3, whose protein sequence is MEPPNNAVPAETDGGATTDLQPHPPPENIYMNLSHDGSSGINSETNEKVAIKKIACRDQITAKRTLREIKLLRHLEHENIVGIKDIVLPPQRDAFEDVYIAYELMDTDLEKLIKSNQELTKYHHQFYMYQLLRGLKYIHSANVLHRDLTPGNILLNANSELKICDFGLARVASDAMTQYVGTKWYRAPELLLSSSAYTSAIDVWSVGCIFLEMMTRTPLFPGRDRSDQLRSILEFLGSPTEDDTGSLNESGKQCLKMLPWFDRQSFFVKFPDVPFLAVLLLEKMLKFDPRKRISVEDALADPYFKTMHNINNEPVCTKLFDFDLEEHPLTVEQIKELIYHEALAFNPEPATVEKDQ, encoded by the exons ATGGAACCACCTAACAATGCTGTGCCGGCGGAAACTGACGGTGGAGCTACTACCGACCTTCAGCCGCATCCGCCACCTGAGAATATTTATATGAATCTCAGCCATGACGGAAG TTCCGGTATAAACTCGGAGACCAATGAGAAGGTAGCAATAAAGAAAATTGCATGTAGAGACCAAATCACTGCAAAGAGAACTCTCCGTGAAATCAAGCTTCTTCGTCACTTAGAGCATGAAAAC ATTGTAGGAATCAAAGACATAGTATTGCCTCCTCAGAGAGATGCTTTTGAAGATGTTTACATTGCTTATGAATTGATGGACACTGACCTTGAGAAACTCATAAAGTCCAATCAAGAACTAACCAAATATCATCACCAG ttttaCATGTATCAACTCCTGCGTGGACTAAAATACATTCATTCAGCCAATGTGTTACATAGAGATTTAACACCGGGCAATATCCTCTTGAATGCGAACAGTGAATTAAAGATCTGTGATTTCGGGCTTGCTCGTGTTGCTTCAGACGCAATGACTCAGTATGTTGGCACAAAATGGTACCGCGCACCAGAGCTTCTCTTGAGCTCTTCTGCTTATACCTCAGCTATAGATGTTTGGTCTGTTGGCTGTATTTTCTTGGAGATGATGACTCGCACACCGCTCTTCCCTGGAAGAGATCGTTCCGATCAGCTTCGTTCGATTCTAGAG TTCTTAGGCTCTCCAACCGAGGATGACACTGGATCGTTGAATGAAAGTGGTAAGCAATGCTTAAAGATGCTTCCTTGGTTTGATCGCCAGTCTTTCTTTGTAAAGTTCCCAGACGTTCCTTTCTTAGCTGTTCTGTTGTTGGAGAAGATGCTCAAGTTTGACCCTAGAAAGAGAATCTCAG TTGAGGATGCACTTGCTGATCCATATTTCAAAACGATGCACAACATTAACAATGAACCAGTGTGCACGAAGCTCTTTGACTTTGATTTAGAGGAACATCCACTCACAGTGGAGCAGATTAAGGAGCTGATCTACCATGAAGCCCTAGCTTTCAACCCTGAACCAGCAACAGTTGAAAAAGACCAATGA
- the LOC103841823 gene encoding mitogen-activated protein kinase homolog MMK1 isoform X2, with protein MEPPNNAVPAETDGGATTDLQPHPPPENIYMNLSHDGRYIKHNFSGNIFEVTAKYKPLIRLLGRGGGGIVCSGINSETNEKVAIKKIACRDQITAKRTLREIKLLRHLEHENIVGIKDIVLPPQRDAFEDVYIAYELMDTDLEKLIKSNQELTKYHHQFYMYQLLRGLKYIHSANVLHRDLTPGNILLNANSELKICDFGLARVASDAMTQYVGTKWYRAPELLLSSSAYTSAIDVWSVGCIFLEMMTRTPLFPGRDRSDQLRSILEFLGSPTEDDTGSLNESAVLLLEKMLKFDPRKRISVEDALADPYFKTMHNINNEPVCTKLFDFDLEEHPLTVEQIKELIYHEALAFNPEPATVEKDQ; from the exons ATGGAACCACCTAACAATGCTGTGCCGGCGGAAACTGACGGTGGAGCTACTACCGACCTTCAGCCGCATCCGCCACCTGAGAATATTTATATGAATCTCAGCCATGACGGAAGGTATATAAAACACAACTTTTCTGGCAATATCTTCGAAGTCACGGCAAAGTATAAGCCATTGATCAGGCTTCTTGGTAGAGGTGGTGGTGGCATCGTTTG TTCCGGTATAAACTCGGAGACCAATGAGAAGGTAGCAATAAAGAAAATTGCATGTAGAGACCAAATCACTGCAAAGAGAACTCTCCGTGAAATCAAGCTTCTTCGTCACTTAGAGCATGAAAAC ATTGTAGGAATCAAAGACATAGTATTGCCTCCTCAGAGAGATGCTTTTGAAGATGTTTACATTGCTTATGAATTGATGGACACTGACCTTGAGAAACTCATAAAGTCCAATCAAGAACTAACCAAATATCATCACCAG ttttaCATGTATCAACTCCTGCGTGGACTAAAATACATTCATTCAGCCAATGTGTTACATAGAGATTTAACACCGGGCAATATCCTCTTGAATGCGAACAGTGAATTAAAGATCTGTGATTTCGGGCTTGCTCGTGTTGCTTCAGACGCAATGACTCAGTATGTTGGCACAAAATGGTACCGCGCACCAGAGCTTCTCTTGAGCTCTTCTGCTTATACCTCAGCTATAGATGTTTGGTCTGTTGGCTGTATTTTCTTGGAGATGATGACTCGCACACCGCTCTTCCCTGGAAGAGATCGTTCCGATCAGCTTCGTTCGATTCTAGAG TTCTTAGGCTCTCCAACCGAGGATGACACTGGATCGTTGAATGAAAGTG CTGTTCTGTTGTTGGAGAAGATGCTCAAGTTTGACCCTAGAAAGAGAATCTCAG TTGAGGATGCACTTGCTGATCCATATTTCAAAACGATGCACAACATTAACAATGAACCAGTGTGCACGAAGCTCTTTGACTTTGATTTAGAGGAACATCCACTCACAGTGGAGCAGATTAAGGAGCTGATCTACCATGAAGCCCTAGCTTTCAACCCTGAACCAGCAACAGTTGAAAAAGACCAATGA
- the LOC103841823 gene encoding mitogen-activated protein kinase homolog MMK1 isoform X1 produces MEPPNNAVPAETDGGATTDLQPHPPPENIYMNLSHDGRYIKHNFSGNIFEVTAKYKPLIRLLGRGGGGIVCSGINSETNEKVAIKKIACRDQITAKRTLREIKLLRHLEHENIVGIKDIVLPPQRDAFEDVYIAYELMDTDLEKLIKSNQELTKYHHQFYMYQLLRGLKYIHSANVLHRDLTPGNILLNANSELKICDFGLARVASDAMTQYVGTKWYRAPELLLSSSAYTSAIDVWSVGCIFLEMMTRTPLFPGRDRSDQLRSILEFLGSPTEDDTGSLNESGKQCLKMLPWFDRQSFFVKFPDVPFLAVLLLEKMLKFDPRKRISVEDALADPYFKTMHNINNEPVCTKLFDFDLEEHPLTVEQIKELIYHEALAFNPEPATVEKDQ; encoded by the exons ATGGAACCACCTAACAATGCTGTGCCGGCGGAAACTGACGGTGGAGCTACTACCGACCTTCAGCCGCATCCGCCACCTGAGAATATTTATATGAATCTCAGCCATGACGGAAGGTATATAAAACACAACTTTTCTGGCAATATCTTCGAAGTCACGGCAAAGTATAAGCCATTGATCAGGCTTCTTGGTAGAGGTGGTGGTGGCATCGTTTG TTCCGGTATAAACTCGGAGACCAATGAGAAGGTAGCAATAAAGAAAATTGCATGTAGAGACCAAATCACTGCAAAGAGAACTCTCCGTGAAATCAAGCTTCTTCGTCACTTAGAGCATGAAAAC ATTGTAGGAATCAAAGACATAGTATTGCCTCCTCAGAGAGATGCTTTTGAAGATGTTTACATTGCTTATGAATTGATGGACACTGACCTTGAGAAACTCATAAAGTCCAATCAAGAACTAACCAAATATCATCACCAG ttttaCATGTATCAACTCCTGCGTGGACTAAAATACATTCATTCAGCCAATGTGTTACATAGAGATTTAACACCGGGCAATATCCTCTTGAATGCGAACAGTGAATTAAAGATCTGTGATTTCGGGCTTGCTCGTGTTGCTTCAGACGCAATGACTCAGTATGTTGGCACAAAATGGTACCGCGCACCAGAGCTTCTCTTGAGCTCTTCTGCTTATACCTCAGCTATAGATGTTTGGTCTGTTGGCTGTATTTTCTTGGAGATGATGACTCGCACACCGCTCTTCCCTGGAAGAGATCGTTCCGATCAGCTTCGTTCGATTCTAGAG TTCTTAGGCTCTCCAACCGAGGATGACACTGGATCGTTGAATGAAAGTGGTAAGCAATGCTTAAAGATGCTTCCTTGGTTTGATCGCCAGTCTTTCTTTGTAAAGTTCCCAGACGTTCCTTTCTTAGCTGTTCTGTTGTTGGAGAAGATGCTCAAGTTTGACCCTAGAAAGAGAATCTCAG TTGAGGATGCACTTGCTGATCCATATTTCAAAACGATGCACAACATTAACAATGAACCAGTGTGCACGAAGCTCTTTGACTTTGATTTAGAGGAACATCCACTCACAGTGGAGCAGATTAAGGAGCTGATCTACCATGAAGCCCTAGCTTTCAACCCTGAACCAGCAACAGTTGAAAAAGACCAATGA
- the LOC103841825 gene encoding mitogen-activated protein kinase homolog MMK1 isoform X2: MEPPNDAEPGKTDAGATTDLQPHPPPQNSYMNPSHGGRYIQYNLSGTIFEVTAKYKPLIMLLGRGASGIVWSAINSETNEKVAIKKITHACKNQSTAKRTLREITLLRQLQHDNIVGIKDVVLPPQRDAFEDVYIAYELMDTDLHKVINSNPVLTENHHQSFMYQLLRGLKYIHSANVLHRDLKPSNILLNANGDLKICDLGLARVASDAMTEYVGTRWYRAPELLLHSSAYTSAIDVWSVGCIFFQMLTRTPLFPGRRDRDHQLRLILEVNNLCILFLQFIGSPREDDIGSLNESAKQYLRTLPHFHRQSFFVKFPKVSFSALSLLEKMLKFDPRKRITVEDALAEPYFKTMDKYIRYEPVCTNLFDFDSEEHPLTLEQIKELIYDEALAFNHDFLASNPEPATVEKEQ, translated from the exons ATGGAGCCACCTAACGATGCTGAGCCGGGGAAAACTGACGCTGGAGCTACTACCGACCTTCAGCCGCATCCCCCACCTCAGAATAGTTATATGAATCCCAGCCATGGCGGAAGGTATATACAATACAACCTTTCCGGCACTATCTTCGAAGTCACGGCAAAGTATAAGCCACTGATCATGCTTCTTGGCAGAGGTGCTTCGGGCATCGTTTG GTCGGCTATAAACTCAGAGACCAATGAGAAGGTAGCAATAAAGAAAATCACGCATGCATGTAAAAACCAAAGCACTGCAAAGAGAACTCTCCGTGAAATCACGCTTCTTCGTCAGTTACAGCATGATAAC ATTGTCGGAATCAAAGACGTAGTATTACCTCCTCAGAGAGATGCTTTTGAAGATGTTTACATTGCTTATGAATTGATGGACACTGACCTTCATAAAGTCATAAATTCCAATCCAGTACTAACCGAAAATCATCACCAG tcttTCATGTATCAGTTACTGCGTGGATTAAAGTACATTCATTCAGCCAATGTGTTGCATAGAGATTTAAAACCGAGCAATATCCTCTTGAATGCGAACGGTGACTTAAAGATCTGTGATCTCGGGCTTGCTCGTGTGGCTTCAGACGCAATGACTGAGTATGTTGGCACAAGATGGTACCGTGCACCAGAGCTTCTCTTGCACTCTTCTGCTTATACCTCAGCTATAGATGTTTGGTCTGTTGGCTGTATATTCTTTCAGATGCTGACTCGCACACCCCTCTTCCCTGGAAGAAGAGATCGTGATCATCAGCTTCGTTTGATTCTggaggtaa ATAACCTTTGCATTTTGTTTTTGCAGTTCATAGGCTCTCCAAGAGAAGATGACATTGGATCTTTGAATGAAAGTGCTAAGCAATACTTAAGGACGCTTCCTCATTTTCATCGCCAATCTTTCTTTGTAAAGTTCCCAAAGGTGTCTTTCTCAGCTCTTTCGTTGTTGGAGAAGATGCTCAAGTTTGATCCTAGAAAGAGAATCACAG TTGAGGATGCACTTGCTGAACCATATTTCAAAACGATGGACAAGTACATTAGGTATGAACCAGTGTGCACGAATCTCTTTGACTTCGATTCTGAGGAACATCCACTCACACTGGAGCAGATTAAGGAGCTGATCTACGATGAAGCACTGGCTTTTAATCATGATTTTCTAGCTTCCAACCCTGAACCAGCAACAGTTGAGAAGGAACAGTGA
- the LOC103841825 gene encoding mitogen-activated protein kinase homolog MMK1 isoform X1, with protein MEPPNDAEPGKTDAGATTDLQPHPPPQNSYMNPSHGGRYIQYNLSGTIFEVTAKYKPLIMLLGRGASGIVWSAINSETNEKVAIKKITHACKNQSTAKRTLREITLLRQLQHDNIVGIKDVVLPPQRDAFEDVYIAYELMDTDLHKVINSNPVLTENHHQSFMYQLLRGLKYIHSANVLHRDLKPSNILLNANGDLKICDLGLARVASDAMTEYVGTRWYRAPELLLHSSAYTSAIDVWSVGCIFFQMLTRTPLFPGRRDRDHQLRLILEFIGSPREDDIGSLNESAKQYLRTLPHFHRQSFFVKFPKVSFSALSLLEKMLKFDPRKRITVEDALAEPYFKTMDKYIRYEPVCTNLFDFDSEEHPLTLEQIKELIYDEALAFNHDFLASNPEPATVEKEQ; from the exons ATGGAGCCACCTAACGATGCTGAGCCGGGGAAAACTGACGCTGGAGCTACTACCGACCTTCAGCCGCATCCCCCACCTCAGAATAGTTATATGAATCCCAGCCATGGCGGAAGGTATATACAATACAACCTTTCCGGCACTATCTTCGAAGTCACGGCAAAGTATAAGCCACTGATCATGCTTCTTGGCAGAGGTGCTTCGGGCATCGTTTG GTCGGCTATAAACTCAGAGACCAATGAGAAGGTAGCAATAAAGAAAATCACGCATGCATGTAAAAACCAAAGCACTGCAAAGAGAACTCTCCGTGAAATCACGCTTCTTCGTCAGTTACAGCATGATAAC ATTGTCGGAATCAAAGACGTAGTATTACCTCCTCAGAGAGATGCTTTTGAAGATGTTTACATTGCTTATGAATTGATGGACACTGACCTTCATAAAGTCATAAATTCCAATCCAGTACTAACCGAAAATCATCACCAG tcttTCATGTATCAGTTACTGCGTGGATTAAAGTACATTCATTCAGCCAATGTGTTGCATAGAGATTTAAAACCGAGCAATATCCTCTTGAATGCGAACGGTGACTTAAAGATCTGTGATCTCGGGCTTGCTCGTGTGGCTTCAGACGCAATGACTGAGTATGTTGGCACAAGATGGTACCGTGCACCAGAGCTTCTCTTGCACTCTTCTGCTTATACCTCAGCTATAGATGTTTGGTCTGTTGGCTGTATATTCTTTCAGATGCTGACTCGCACACCCCTCTTCCCTGGAAGAAGAGATCGTGATCATCAGCTTCGTTTGATTCTggag TTCATAGGCTCTCCAAGAGAAGATGACATTGGATCTTTGAATGAAAGTGCTAAGCAATACTTAAGGACGCTTCCTCATTTTCATCGCCAATCTTTCTTTGTAAAGTTCCCAAAGGTGTCTTTCTCAGCTCTTTCGTTGTTGGAGAAGATGCTCAAGTTTGATCCTAGAAAGAGAATCACAG TTGAGGATGCACTTGCTGAACCATATTTCAAAACGATGGACAAGTACATTAGGTATGAACCAGTGTGCACGAATCTCTTTGACTTCGATTCTGAGGAACATCCACTCACACTGGAGCAGATTAAGGAGCTGATCTACGATGAAGCACTGGCTTTTAATCATGATTTTCTAGCTTCCAACCCTGAACCAGCAACAGTTGAGAAGGAACAGTGA
- the LOC103841826 gene encoding LOW QUALITY PROTEIN: protein FAM133B (The sequence of the model RefSeq protein was modified relative to this genomic sequence to represent the inferred CDS: inserted 1 base in 1 codon; substituted 2 bases at 2 genomic stop codons): MRLKTEWWHAARLASLNTTHTITCEDYKNKQKEEEMKKGELEADTDKLMREYRAQLDAERALKLSKGRNTQNIXTFFIEQVINCCSPMAQXSLTDKKDRDSSKKKKSKKRKHYSSSESSSSSDEDESRRSRSSSKRSTKEKKHKSSRDKRSNKXKEETDGLVPLSRFFGNLKS; this comes from the exons ATGAGGTTGAAGACGGAATG GTGGCATGCTGCTCGTTTGGCTAGTCTCAACACTACCCACACCATCACCTGCGAAGACTATAAGAACAAGCAAAAG GAAGAAGAAATGAAAAAGGGAGAACTTGAAGCAGACACCGATAAACTGATGCGTGAGTATAGAGCTCAGCTGGATGCTGAAAGGGCCTTGAAACTTTCCAAGGGAAGGAACACGCAGAATATCTAAACCTTCTTTATTGAGCAAGTTATTAACTGTTGTTCTCCAATGGCCCAATGATCTCTCACAGATAAGAAAGACAGAGATtcttcaaagaagaagaaaagcaaaAAGAGAAAG CATTATTCTTCCTCAGAGTCCTCATCTAGTAGCGATGAAGACGAATCAAGAAGATCAAGATCAAGTTCGAAAAGATCAACGAAGGAGAAGAAGCACAAGTCCAGCAGAGACAAACGCTCTAACA GTAAAGAAGAAACCGATGGCCTTGTGCCACTCTCTAGATTCTTTGGCAATTTGAAGAGTTGA